A genomic segment from Cardinium endosymbiont of Culicoides punctatus encodes:
- a CDS encoding ComEA family DNA-binding protein → MKRYIKAAFHFSNSETNGFFAMIMLMLLLCIAPRAYKLYTQYYSKPLDHSKDIILLEKNLLLLKENARKVDLIDINMVTAQDLESISGLKQKLAVRIINYRNKLGGFVSLDQYKEVYGLSVHLQRRLMKQTTISEKYIPKQLSLNGSSFKAWVAHPYISPAIAKAIVDYRNHKQFTTIDDIEKLPVYHLNWAKKMMPYLSL, encoded by the coding sequence ATGAAGCGTTATATTAAAGCAGCTTTTCATTTTTCTAATTCAGAAACCAATGGCTTCTTTGCTATGATCATGCTAATGTTACTGTTATGTATTGCACCAAGGGCATATAAACTATATACTCAGTACTACAGTAAACCATTGGATCATAGCAAGGATATCATATTATTAGAGAAAAACTTGCTCTTATTGAAAGAAAATGCGCGTAAAGTAGATTTAATAGATATAAATATGGTTACTGCACAAGACTTGGAATCTATATCAGGATTAAAGCAAAAGCTTGCTGTTAGAATTATAAACTATCGGAATAAGTTAGGAGGATTTGTTTCATTGGATCAATATAAAGAAGTGTATGGTTTGTCTGTGCACCTTCAACGTAGATTGATGAAACAAACAACCATATCAGAAAAGTATATACCTAAACAATTATCGCTTAACGGTAGCTCTTTTAAAGCGTGGGTTGCACATCCTTATATTTCACCTGCTATAGCAAAAGCAATTGTAGACTATAGAAATCATAAACAGTTTACGACGATAGATGATATTGAAAAACTTCCTGTTTATCATTTAAATTGGGCTAAAAAAATGATGCCTTATTTATCCTTGTAA
- a CDS encoding FtsL-like putative cell division protein — translation MRKNIYKPTKKNTLFGRLEKQLYLFNKTLGHGVSTYYLYRLIYLFFLGLLYIWNAHYHEKMLYKINQMEPIVDGLRVKYMGLQSSYMFNSKQSEIAKRVAPLGIYESKIPPNKIRDQKPK, via the coding sequence ATGAGGAAGAATATTTATAAACCAACAAAGAAAAATACTTTGTTTGGTCGTTTAGAAAAGCAGCTTTATTTATTCAATAAAACACTTGGGCATGGCGTATCGACCTATTATTTATATCGTTTAATATATCTCTTTTTTTTAGGTTTGCTTTATATTTGGAATGCCCACTACCACGAAAAAATGTTGTATAAGATCAATCAAATGGAACCTATAGTAGATGGACTTCGTGTTAAATATATGGGATTACAATCTAGTTACATGTTTAATAGTAAACAATCAGAAATAGCCAAACGGGTTGCCCCTTTAGGTATTTATGAAAGCAAAATTCCACCTAATAAAATTAGAGATCAAAAACCTAAATAA
- a CDS encoding penicillin-binding protein encodes MPFIKDILLRARIILLSIVVFMMVVTWKITSLQFTEGDKWRNCAKVTQLEYRPILASRGNIYDHGGSLLATSLPFYTVALDPTVSSDQLFEEGIDLLSTHLSDFYQDFPANHYKEKIICARKKNKKYLMINSRYITHEERKKMRQWPIFAKGKFKGGVIFEEQYKRYNPFRELAQRTIGAHRQTHGFGIEYSFNNALKGVDGQALYQKVVGGNWKQVQENTMIRPIHGYDLETTLDINLQDVTQSSLLAVLEETSAQNGCAIVMEVATGEIKAMANFARTPSGKYSESYNYAIGNQGVVEPGSIFKLASMLALLEETQWPLDKSIDTGNGMVKFYNRYMRDVKKGGYGLLTLQEVFEKSSNVGLSMAIHEVFGDHPQKFIDYIESLCLHKPLGIELVGEGKPYIITPKSKMWNGITLPWLCVGYNLQITPLQMLTLYNAVANNGKMVKPMLVKNIKSASGIVKHFPTLVLKEKICSDTTIGKLKAMLEGTVERGTARRIKSGFYKVAGKTGTSQKLVNGKYSDNHLTSFVGYFPAEQPRYSCIIVVDSPEGEEYRYGADVPAPIFKDIVDRIAGKDLEAIAPINGCVSKQFSTKKLLNVGNAHELCFLYASLHLPLPKILNEDAWIDVQFHPTETVAQPRKLASQQKVPNILGMKLRDALCLLEQDGFEVSIEGTIHGSVSKQSLIPFSMIPADRKISITLK; translated from the coding sequence GTGCCATTTATAAAAGATATATTATTACGTGCCAGAATAATACTACTATCTATTGTGGTTTTTATGATGGTTGTCACATGGAAAATAACCAGTTTACAGTTTACCGAAGGGGATAAATGGAGGAACTGTGCAAAAGTCACTCAATTAGAATACAGACCTATCTTAGCATCAAGAGGTAATATTTATGATCATGGAGGATCTTTATTAGCCACTTCTTTGCCTTTCTATACTGTTGCGTTAGATCCAACAGTAAGTTCAGACCAACTATTTGAAGAGGGCATAGATCTATTGAGCACGCATTTATCTGATTTCTATCAAGATTTTCCCGCTAACCATTATAAAGAAAAAATTATATGTGCCCGCAAAAAAAACAAAAAATATTTGATGATCAATAGTAGGTATATTACCCATGAAGAAAGAAAAAAGATGCGTCAATGGCCTATTTTTGCAAAAGGTAAATTCAAAGGTGGTGTTATTTTTGAAGAACAGTATAAACGGTATAATCCCTTTAGGGAATTAGCCCAACGTACCATTGGTGCGCATAGACAAACACATGGTTTTGGTATAGAATATTCATTTAACAATGCGTTAAAAGGGGTAGATGGGCAAGCACTCTACCAAAAAGTAGTGGGAGGCAATTGGAAACAAGTGCAGGAAAATACCATGATACGCCCTATCCATGGGTACGATCTCGAAACTACGCTAGATATCAACTTACAAGATGTAACGCAAAGCAGTTTATTGGCTGTGCTTGAAGAAACAAGTGCACAGAATGGCTGTGCCATTGTTATGGAAGTGGCTACTGGGGAGATCAAAGCAATGGCTAATTTCGCTCGTACACCATCTGGAAAATATTCAGAATCTTATAATTATGCTATAGGTAACCAAGGCGTTGTAGAGCCCGGTTCCATTTTCAAGTTGGCGTCCATGCTTGCATTACTAGAAGAAACGCAATGGCCTCTTGATAAGTCTATAGATACGGGAAATGGCATGGTTAAGTTTTATAACAGATATATGCGTGATGTTAAAAAAGGAGGCTATGGGTTACTTACGTTACAAGAAGTATTTGAAAAATCATCAAACGTAGGACTATCCATGGCAATTCATGAAGTTTTTGGTGATCATCCTCAGAAATTTATCGACTATATAGAAAGCTTATGCTTGCATAAGCCATTAGGTATAGAATTGGTGGGTGAAGGGAAACCTTATATCATAACACCAAAAAGTAAAATGTGGAATGGTATTACACTACCATGGCTATGTGTTGGCTACAATTTACAGATAACACCACTGCAAATGCTGACATTATACAATGCAGTAGCCAATAATGGAAAAATGGTTAAACCGATGTTGGTAAAGAATATAAAATCAGCTAGTGGTATTGTAAAACATTTTCCAACCCTTGTACTAAAAGAAAAAATTTGTTCTGATACAACGATAGGTAAACTCAAAGCCATGTTAGAAGGAACTGTAGAAAGGGGTACAGCACGACGCATTAAGTCTGGTTTTTATAAAGTAGCAGGCAAAACAGGAACCTCACAAAAATTAGTCAATGGAAAATATTCAGACAATCACCTTACTTCGTTTGTGGGCTACTTTCCTGCAGAGCAACCTCGATATAGTTGTATTATTGTCGTGGATAGTCCAGAAGGCGAGGAGTATCGTTATGGTGCAGATGTTCCAGCGCCTATATTCAAAGATATTGTAGACAGAATAGCAGGGAAGGACTTGGAAGCCATCGCACCCATTAATGGCTGCGTATCAAAACAATTCAGTACCAAAAAACTTTTAAATGTTGGGAATGCCCATGAGCTATGTTTTTTATATGCATCATTACATCTACCACTGCCTAAAATTTTGAACGAAGATGCGTGGATAGACGTACAGTTTCACCCTACTGAAACGGTTGCTCAGCCACGCAAGTTAGCATCTCAACAAAAGGTACCCAATATATTGGGTATGAAATTGCGTGATGCACTATGCCTGTTAGAACAGGATGGATTTGAAGTTTCCATAGAAGGAACGATTCATGGCAGTGTATCTAAGCAGTCTCTTATTCCATTTAGTATGATACCTGCTGACCGAAAAATATCTATTACCTTGAAATAA
- a CDS encoding UDP-N-acetylmuramoyl-L-alanyl-D-glutamate--2,6-diaminopimelate ligase codes for MKTLETLLVGLTVRKILGPTDISIAKICFSSQQVEANSCFVAIAGTQVDGHTYISDAITAGATAVVCEILPEPSQINSSVTYIMVQTTPIALGMMASNFYDHPSQKLKIIAVTGTNGKTSVVHLLYNMVVKMGYKAGMLSTIHNKILDIIYPSSHTTPDTLQLHALLYQMVEAGCQYCFMEASSHAIVQERLAGLTIMGAIFTNITHEHLDYHLNFARYIQAKKKLFDHLPKDAFALVNKQDKNSTIMLQNCKAQKYTYSLQHLADFRAKIITNTLDGLELEIDGKQVWFQLLGACNASNILAAYGVSQLLGLDSQASLVALSAISPILGRMNKVNNKKQQEIIIDYAHTPDAVEKLMATLRDMLTRNSRLISVMGCGGNRDNKKRAMIGKILALHSDISIFTSDNPRDEDPQDIIQSMEEGVPLATRQKILSIVDRASAIKTACLLATANDVVLLIGKGHQHYEEIKGVKYYFCEEQIVQEILCDSLDTVSLMRN; via the coding sequence ATGAAAACACTTGAAACATTACTCGTTGGCCTTACTGTAAGGAAAATATTAGGCCCGACCGATATATCCATAGCTAAAATCTGTTTCAGTAGCCAACAGGTAGAGGCAAATAGCTGTTTTGTTGCTATAGCTGGCACACAAGTAGATGGACATACTTACATATCGGATGCCATAACAGCAGGCGCTACCGCTGTTGTTTGTGAAATACTACCAGAGCCATCTCAAATAAATAGTTCTGTAACATATATTATGGTACAAACTACGCCTATTGCATTGGGTATGATGGCCTCTAATTTTTATGACCACCCTAGTCAAAAGCTAAAAATAATCGCTGTTACTGGAACAAATGGCAAAACAAGTGTTGTCCACCTATTATACAATATGGTTGTAAAAATGGGTTATAAAGCAGGAATGCTTTCTACAATACACAACAAAATCTTAGATATAATCTATCCTTCTAGCCATACAACCCCAGATACACTACAGCTACACGCACTATTATATCAGATGGTAGAAGCTGGTTGTCAGTATTGTTTTATGGAAGCAAGTTCTCATGCCATTGTGCAAGAGCGCCTAGCTGGCCTAACTATAATGGGAGCAATATTCACCAATATAACCCATGAACATTTGGATTATCATCTTAATTTTGCACGTTACATTCAGGCTAAGAAAAAACTTTTTGACCATTTACCCAAAGACGCTTTTGCCCTTGTCAATAAACAAGATAAAAATAGCACCATTATGTTACAGAATTGCAAGGCGCAAAAATACACCTACTCCTTACAACACTTAGCTGATTTTAGGGCAAAAATAATCACTAATACCCTAGATGGTTTAGAGTTAGAAATAGATGGCAAACAGGTCTGGTTTCAGTTACTTGGTGCATGTAATGCAAGTAATATATTAGCTGCCTATGGGGTATCACAGTTATTAGGTCTGGATAGTCAAGCAAGTCTTGTCGCATTATCAGCCATCTCACCTATCTTGGGGAGGATGAACAAAGTGAATAATAAAAAACAGCAAGAAATCATTATAGACTATGCCCACACACCAGATGCAGTAGAGAAATTAATGGCTACCTTACGGGATATGCTTACCCGCAATAGTAGGCTAATCAGTGTGATGGGGTGTGGAGGCAATCGGGATAATAAAAAGAGGGCAATGATTGGAAAAATCTTAGCGCTACATAGTGATATTTCTATATTTACCAGTGATAACCCAAGAGATGAAGACCCACAAGATATTATACAGTCAATGGAAGAAGGGGTACCTCTTGCAACAAGACAAAAGATATTATCTATTGTAGATAGAGCTAGTGCGATCAAAACGGCCTGTTTACTTGCTACAGCTAATGACGTAGTCTTGCTAATAGGGAAGGGCCATCAACACTACGAAGAAATCAAGGGTGTCAAATATTACTTTTGTGAAGAACAAATTGTTCAAGAAATACTCTGTGATTCATTGGATACTGTAAGCCTAATGAGAAACTAG
- a CDS encoding Rpn family recombination-promoting nuclease/putative transposase: MIKKKLMLLTAAVCTIVQSCSSYKNENGMYKPSRQSGGSNTTSNNAPHVRPKYADPTNDWCFKHIFGEVLSEEGNQNDFTRDLLNSVLELQNDEKIVEIRLDNNYLSTGRKEDRGFITDVHCIDNKKRKFIVEMQVKDHTGWEERIQGYVARDYGSQFEKGENYENISPIRLLAITKFKMFKDENEDIPYISHHKITEETTNKCVFNGMKWTIVELAKFNKRVDEINTQKDRWIFLLKNAKMLSEEEKKKLTDDVIIKSACERIDRTTWSHEDKIYYDRAEDRRKVENGSFDKVSKESEERGLKRGREEERKEVKQRDNRRKKRRIEKEIAKGSAPDTIKKIILSDYSDCDETDIENMINEVIEQRTNQ, translated from the coding sequence ATGATCAAAAAAAAATTAATGCTACTTACTGCTGCAGTATGCACTATTGTACAATCCTGTAGTTCATACAAGAACGAAAACGGTATGTATAAACCATCTAGGCAGTCTGGTGGTAGTAATACAACCAGTAATAATGCGCCACATGTACGTCCTAAATATGCAGATCCTACTAATGATTGGTGTTTCAAACATATTTTTGGAGAAGTTCTTTCAGAAGAAGGTAATCAAAATGATTTCACAAGAGATTTATTAAATAGTGTATTAGAACTTCAAAATGATGAGAAAATTGTAGAAATAAGGCTCGATAATAACTATTTGTCTACAGGAAGGAAAGAAGATCGTGGTTTTATAACGGATGTTCATTGTATTGATAATAAAAAAAGAAAGTTTATTGTTGAAATGCAAGTAAAGGACCATACAGGTTGGGAAGAACGTATACAGGGATATGTTGCCCGTGATTATGGTAGTCAATTTGAAAAAGGGGAAAATTATGAAAATATATCACCTATTCGTTTATTAGCCATTACTAAATTTAAGATGTTCAAAGACGAAAATGAAGACATACCATATATTTCTCATCATAAGATCACAGAAGAAACAACTAATAAATGTGTATTCAATGGTATGAAATGGACTATTGTAGAATTAGCTAAGTTTAATAAAAGAGTAGACGAAATAAATACACAAAAAGATCGTTGGATATTTCTTTTAAAGAATGCTAAAATGCTTTCAGAAGAAGAGAAAAAAAAACTTACTGATGATGTAATTATTAAAAGTGCATGTGAACGTATAGACAGAACTACTTGGAGTCATGAAGATAAGATTTATTATGATCGTGCAGAAGATAGAAGGAAGGTAGAAAATGGTTCTTTTGACAAAGTAAGCAAAGAAAGTGAAGAAAGAGGGTTAAAAAGAGGTAGAGAGGAAGAACGAAAAGAGGTTAAGCAAAGAGATAATAGAAGAAAAAAGAGAAGAATTGAAAAAGAAATTGCAAAGGGTTCAGCACCTGATACTATAAAAAAAATTATTCTTAGTGATTATAGTGACTGTGATGAAACTGATATTGAAAATATGATAAATGAAGTAATAGAACAAAGAACTAACCAGTAA
- a CDS encoding biotin transporter BioY, with amino-acid sequence MNTRDIAYVALFAAITAVLGIMPLIRIPVIPVPITAQSLGLMLAGSILGSKKGALAQILFLGLVALGFPLLSGGRGGIGSFLEPSSGFLLGWPIGAFVIGFLFEKKWSSLTHSKAFIYMIIGGILVVYATGTLWLNLITHISLIKAWSGSMLFIPGDLVKAFIGTTTAMVIKASYPIIKKNK; translated from the coding sequence ATGAATACTAGAGATATAGCTTATGTAGCTCTTTTTGCAGCAATCACTGCTGTATTGGGCATAATGCCTCTCATCAGAATCCCCGTAATCCCGGTTCCTATAACAGCACAATCTTTAGGATTAATGCTTGCGGGTAGTATTTTAGGTTCTAAAAAAGGCGCACTTGCTCAAATACTCTTTTTAGGATTGGTAGCTTTAGGCTTTCCCCTTCTATCAGGAGGCCGTGGTGGTATAGGGTCATTCTTAGAACCAAGTAGTGGGTTTCTATTAGGGTGGCCAATTGGCGCATTTGTTATTGGTTTTTTGTTTGAAAAAAAATGGTCTTCTTTAACCCATAGCAAAGCTTTTATATATATGATCATTGGAGGCATATTGGTTGTATATGCCACAGGCACATTATGGCTTAATCTTATTACTCATATCTCCTTAATAAAAGCCTGGAGTGGAAGTATGCTTTTTATCCCTGGAGATTTGGTTAAAGCATTTATTGGAACCACTACTGCAATGGTTATAAAAGCTTCCTATCCAATTATAAAAAAAAATAAATAA
- a CDS encoding LptF/LptG family permease, with product MKLIDRYIFQKFFSTFLVILSIITLLIILIHVTENVSYFKEHNLSFYKIFNYYVAFLPYMINFLGPIIVFITTIWITTRMAQCSEIIAMLSGGISFNRIIRPYLIIACILTGCNFYLTGWLLADANKERVKFDTKYLNGGAFSITATSDSLHLKVGANQYLYIKKYHAYNNTGYNVSLDTFENAALVERLHAEKIRWNAKTQTWEFRYWHKRTLFPKHETITEGYTLALPLQVDPEDFTINPNLKEGLTLSELDLHIKKLMDKGNEAVRLFVAEKYVRYMTPFAIIILITLGFLVAVRKPRGSVGTQITLGFILACLYIVFFLSAKAVIEKQSEHQLLDIWMPNIIFSVFCIIFYRLVPK from the coding sequence ATGAAGCTAATAGACCGATATATTTTCCAAAAATTCTTTTCTACATTTTTAGTAATACTGAGTATCATTACACTACTTATTATACTTATTCATGTAACGGAAAATGTAAGTTATTTTAAAGAGCACAATCTTTCATTTTATAAAATATTCAATTATTACGTTGCATTCCTTCCCTATATGATCAATTTTTTAGGGCCTATTATTGTTTTTATTACCACCATTTGGATTACAACCAGAATGGCACAGTGTTCTGAAATTATTGCTATGTTAAGTGGAGGTATTAGTTTTAACCGCATTATAAGACCTTATCTAATTATTGCATGCATATTAACAGGATGTAATTTCTACTTAACAGGTTGGTTATTAGCAGACGCAAATAAGGAGCGTGTTAAATTTGATACAAAATACTTAAATGGTGGCGCTTTTTCTATAACTGCTACGTCAGATTCCCTTCACTTAAAGGTAGGAGCGAACCAATATCTTTATATTAAGAAATATCATGCCTATAACAATACAGGATACAATGTAAGTTTGGATACATTCGAAAATGCAGCTCTTGTAGAAAGGTTACATGCTGAAAAAATTAGATGGAATGCTAAAACCCAAACATGGGAATTCAGATATTGGCATAAGCGCACACTTTTCCCAAAACATGAAACAATAACGGAGGGTTATACACTTGCACTTCCTCTACAAGTGGATCCAGAAGATTTTACAATTAATCCAAACCTAAAGGAAGGATTAACACTCTCAGAATTGGATCTTCATATTAAAAAACTTATGGATAAAGGAAATGAAGCTGTTCGCCTTTTTGTAGCGGAGAAATATGTTCGATATATGACTCCTTTTGCTATTATTATTCTTATTACACTAGGCTTTTTAGTTGCCGTTCGAAAACCCAGAGGAAGTGTAGGCACACAAATTACATTAGGTTTTATATTGGCCTGCTTGTACATTGTATTTTTCTTATCTGCAAAAGCCGTTATAGAGAAGCAAAGTGAACATCAACTACTTGATATATGGATGCCTAACATCATTTTTTCTGTGTTTTGCATAATTTTTTATAGATTGGTCCCCAAATAG
- the tgt gene encoding tRNA guanosine(34) transglycosylase Tgt gives MQFSLEHEDKSSKARAGLIITSKGIIRTPIFMPVGTVGSVKSISQHILEEQINADIILGNTYHLYLRPGTNVLDAAGGLHNFMAWKRPILTDSGGYQVYSLANNRKITEEGVTFRSHLDGSKHLFTPESVVDIQRSIGSDIMMVLDECTPYPCSYAYAKESMERTHRWMTRGCNYFNATLTDGNSHQTIFPIVQGSIYKDLRIQSAETIAEANRFGNAIGGVCHPTGQLYEITELVCDILPKEKPRYLMGVGTPLDLLECIGLGVDMFDCVMPTRNGRNGTLFTTQGIINIKNKKWKTDFSPIDTALGTQFSSYYSKAYLNHLINSRELLGAQIASVHNLTFYLWLMRQAREQIMKNTFSSWKDRILKVIMEKI, from the coding sequence TTGCAGTTTTCATTAGAACACGAAGATAAGAGCTCTAAGGCGAGAGCAGGGCTTATCATTACTAGTAAGGGGATCATTCGAACACCCATTTTTATGCCTGTGGGTACTGTTGGATCTGTAAAATCCATTTCACAGCATATCCTAGAAGAGCAAATTAATGCGGACATTATTTTAGGTAATACCTACCATCTTTATCTTCGTCCAGGGACAAATGTATTGGATGCAGCAGGTGGTTTACATAATTTTATGGCATGGAAACGACCTATTTTAACAGATAGTGGAGGTTATCAGGTGTATTCTTTAGCCAATAATCGAAAAATTACAGAAGAAGGGGTTACTTTTCGGTCTCATTTGGATGGGTCGAAGCATTTGTTTACGCCAGAATCTGTTGTGGATATACAACGTAGTATTGGTTCTGATATTATGATGGTTTTGGATGAATGTACACCTTATCCATGTAGTTATGCATATGCCAAAGAGTCTATGGAGCGTACCCACCGTTGGATGACAAGGGGATGCAATTATTTTAATGCTACTTTAACAGATGGGAATAGCCACCAGACAATTTTTCCCATTGTACAAGGTAGTATTTACAAAGATTTACGCATTCAATCAGCAGAAACTATAGCTGAAGCAAATCGATTTGGCAATGCAATAGGTGGTGTATGTCATCCCACAGGACAATTATATGAAATTACAGAGCTTGTTTGTGACATATTGCCTAAAGAAAAACCCCGTTATTTAATGGGTGTAGGTACTCCATTGGATCTTTTAGAATGCATTGGATTGGGTGTGGACATGTTTGATTGTGTAATGCCTACCCGTAATGGACGAAATGGCACATTATTTACAACACAAGGCATTATAAATATTAAAAATAAAAAGTGGAAGACCGATTTTAGCCCTATAGATACTGCATTAGGGACTCAATTTAGCAGTTATTACTCAAAGGCTTACCTCAATCATTTAATTAATTCTAGGGAGCTATTGGGCGCTCAGATAGCCAGCGTACATAATTTAACTTTTTATCTATGGCTGATGCGCCAAGCTAGAGAACAGATTATGAAAAATACATTTTCAAGCTGGAAAGACCGTATACTTAAAGTTATTATGGAAAAAATATAA
- the tmk gene encoding dTMP kinase produces the protein MNTTFPKRSTPFILVIEGIDFSGKTTLAGHVQDILTNTGYRVKLLHDPKGSTNSKVIWETILKVKSQDADPTTELFLFLAARNELIRTELLKDEVDIIIFDRFIFSTIAYQLTHKPASWEPFLATHRHFLGIMPDLCIYCDIDFDALQHRSQQRDKKDYFDKMTKSHFETVKLAYQQSLELQLCPVIQLKNSKTDFVKIMDHIMLHIRTGSGLNT, from the coding sequence ATGAACACTACATTTCCCAAAAGATCAACTCCATTTATTCTAGTTATTGAAGGCATAGACTTTTCTGGAAAAACCACTCTAGCTGGTCATGTTCAAGATATTTTGACTAATACTGGCTATCGTGTGAAATTACTACATGACCCTAAAGGGAGCACAAACTCAAAAGTAATTTGGGAAACAATTTTAAAAGTTAAATCACAAGATGCCGATCCCACTACAGAACTTTTTCTTTTCCTTGCAGCACGGAATGAACTTATTCGTACAGAGTTACTAAAAGATGAAGTGGATATTATTATTTTTGATCGGTTTATTTTTTCTACCATTGCTTATCAGCTAACCCATAAGCCAGCATCTTGGGAACCTTTTTTAGCTACACATCGTCATTTTTTAGGTATAATGCCCGATCTATGTATCTATTGTGACATAGATTTTGATGCCTTGCAGCACAGGAGCCAACAAAGAGACAAGAAAGATTACTTTGATAAGATGACGAAAAGTCATTTTGAAACTGTGAAATTAGCTTATCAGCAATCACTTGAATTACAGCTATGTCCTGTAATTCAACTTAAAAACTCAAAAACTGATTTTGTAAAAATAATGGATCATATTATGCTCCATATTCGTACTGGTAGTGGTTTAAATACATGA
- a CDS encoding DUF4277 domain-containing protein, protein MLQEEQLSGQVLDHLSMISSVIDKIGLIDKVDKHLSVSARHGAKITNCFFSH, encoded by the coding sequence ATGCTCCAAGAAGAACAGCTTTCCGGTCAAGTTTTAGACCATTTAAGTATGATTTCCTCGGTAATAGATAAAATTGGATTGATAGATAAAGTCGATAAACACCTGTCTGTTTCTGCCAGACACGGAGCAAAAATAACCAATTGCTTTTTCTCCCATTAA